The following are encoded together in the Methylorubrum sp. B1-46 genome:
- a CDS encoding ATP-binding protein, whose translation MKFLVDLARSLEGRTVAVLLLAVLVVHGGALLLYRQSAAAAADEAFANEVARQLGLAREAVLRRPPEERGIEAKALSSGHFEIGWERGSSAETGKTDPALRGLRDRVLEIEPVLGPGLALALAAPDEPLHQQDLRGAFPLPDGSFLTFRSAHSPHLVHLAPWAYLATAMAILVGVAAVVLVHRIAGPLRELTHATVRIGHGTVVSVPEVGPDETRGIGRALNAMQGRIHRLVAERTQALAAVSHDLRTPIARLRLRLDKVDDLADRRAMAADLDDMQAMIDATLSYLRGEADPEARQVVNVASVLMSVADASADVGREVGYDGPGRALASVRPVAFRRAVENLVDNGVRYGIRVRVGIEIEEATLVVRIDDDGPGIAPEDVARAFQPFTRLEGSRNRNTGGTGLGLTIARRAVEADGGTLVLSNRPEGSLRAEIRLSRAKGLGRDAAYRAVAGASGCASGCADRSFET comes from the coding sequence ATGAAATTTCTGGTCGATCTAGCCCGCAGCCTGGAGGGGCGCACCGTCGCCGTGCTGTTGCTGGCGGTACTCGTGGTCCACGGGGGCGCGTTGCTGCTGTACCGTCAGTCGGCGGCGGCGGCGGCCGACGAGGCGTTCGCCAACGAGGTGGCACGACAGCTCGGCTTGGCGCGGGAAGCGGTACTGCGGCGACCGCCGGAGGAGCGTGGCATCGAGGCAAAAGCCCTCTCGTCGGGTCATTTCGAGATAGGCTGGGAGCGGGGATCATCCGCCGAGACCGGCAAGACCGACCCCGCCTTGCGCGGTCTGCGCGACCGCGTCCTGGAGATCGAGCCCGTGCTCGGCCCAGGTCTGGCGCTCGCCCTGGCGGCGCCGGACGAGCCGCTGCACCAACAGGACCTGCGCGGCGCCTTCCCGCTACCGGACGGCAGCTTCCTGACCTTCCGGTCCGCCCATTCGCCTCACTTGGTCCACCTTGCACCCTGGGCGTATCTCGCCACCGCGATGGCCATCTTGGTCGGCGTCGCCGCCGTCGTGCTGGTGCACCGGATCGCCGGCCCGCTCAGGGAACTGACGCACGCCACCGTCCGGATCGGGCACGGTACGGTCGTGTCCGTGCCTGAGGTCGGACCGGACGAGACCCGGGGGATCGGTCGGGCGCTGAACGCGATGCAAGGGCGCATCCACCGCCTCGTCGCGGAACGGACGCAGGCTTTGGCGGCGGTCTCGCACGATCTGCGCACGCCGATCGCCCGGCTCCGTCTTCGCCTGGACAAGGTCGATGACCTTGCGGACCGCCGTGCCATGGCTGCCGACCTCGACGACATGCAGGCCATGATCGACGCGACGCTGTCGTACCTGCGTGGCGAAGCCGACCCGGAAGCACGGCAGGTCGTCAACGTGGCGAGCGTGCTGATGAGCGTCGCCGACGCCTCCGCGGACGTGGGCCGCGAGGTGGGCTACGACGGCCCCGGCCGGGCGCTGGCGTCGGTACGTCCCGTTGCCTTCCGCCGCGCGGTCGAGAACCTTGTCGACAACGGTGTGCGCTACGGGATCCGGGTCCGGGTCGGCATCGAGATCGAAGAGGCGACCCTGGTGGTGCGCATCGACGACGACGGCCCCGGCATCGCGCCGGAGGACGTCGCCCGGGCCTTCCAGCCCTTCACCAGGCTGGAGGGGTCGCGTAACCGCAACACGGGCGGGACGGGGCTCGGACTGACCATCGCCCGGCGCGCGGTCGAGGCGGACGGCGGCACGCTCGTCCTGTCGAACCGGCCAGAGGGCAGCCTGCGGGCCGAGATCCGCCTGTCGAGGGCGAAGGGACTTGGCCGAGACGCCGCCTACCGGGCGGTCGCCGGTGCGTCGGGGTGTGCGTCCGGCTGCGCCGACCGCTCGTTCGAGACGTAG
- a CDS encoding response regulator transcription factor, with product MERDDRLGAGCAQEHILLIEDDDGMRVLVTRILRENGYRVTCCRSGAEMWSLLPEPSADLILLDVMLPGASGFDLLRALRTKGTVPVIMLSARNEEADRVLGLELGADDYVAKPFGRPELLARIRAVLRRTAIAPTATGAARAQILTFDGWRLDLRSRQLTDPEGAAVDLSGAEHDLLMVFLEHPGRVLGREQILEMSRGRLAAPSDRSVDTLVSRLRRKLEPPEGTLPVIKTVRGSGYMMTAKVERA from the coding sequence ATGGAACGCGATGACAGACTGGGAGCGGGCTGCGCACAGGAGCACATCCTCCTGATCGAAGACGACGACGGCATGCGGGTGTTGGTCACACGAATTCTGAGGGAAAACGGCTATCGCGTCACCTGTTGCCGGAGCGGCGCAGAGATGTGGTCGCTGCTGCCCGAACCGTCGGCCGACCTCATTCTGCTCGACGTGATGCTGCCCGGTGCCTCCGGCTTCGACCTGCTGCGGGCGCTGCGAACCAAAGGCACCGTGCCGGTCATCATGCTCTCCGCCCGCAACGAAGAGGCGGACCGGGTGCTCGGGCTCGAACTCGGAGCCGACGACTACGTCGCCAAGCCGTTCGGCCGGCCGGAACTCCTGGCCCGCATCCGCGCGGTGCTGCGCCGGACCGCCATCGCGCCGACTGCCACCGGGGCGGCCAGGGCACAGATTCTGACCTTCGACGGTTGGCGGCTCGATTTGCGCAGCCGGCAGCTGACCGATCCCGAGGGGGCAGCCGTCGACCTCTCGGGGGCCGAGCACGACCTTCTCATGGTGTTCTTGGAGCATCCCGGGCGCGTGCTCGGCCGCGAGCAGATCCTGGAGATGAGCCGCGGACGGCTCGCTGCCCCGTCCGACCGCAGCGTCGACACCCTGGTCAGCCGACTCAGGCGCAAGCTCGAACCGCCCGAAGGCACGCTCCCCGTGATCAAGACGGTTCGCGGCTCCGGCTACATGATGACCGCCAAGGTTGAGCGGGCATGA
- the pdxH gene encoding pyridoxamine 5'-phosphate oxidase codes for MTLATAGCDGLPDARIVLLKSYDERGLVFFTNERSAKGMQLAENAQAAVVLHWESLCRQVRARGAVQPIDPVESDAYFARRPRGSRLGAVASRQSEPLSDRETLLLEVDAATTRFEGRPVLRPSHWRGFRLVPVAFEFWRGGGYRLHDRIRFTRCDAGWTSGRLYP; via the coding sequence ATGACACTCGCCACCGCGGGATGCGATGGGCTCCCAGACGCCCGTATCGTGTTGCTGAAGTCCTACGACGAGCGCGGACTTGTGTTCTTCACCAACGAGCGGTCCGCCAAGGGCATGCAGCTTGCCGAGAACGCGCAGGCCGCGGTCGTCCTCCACTGGGAAAGCCTGTGCCGGCAGGTCCGCGCCCGGGGCGCGGTCCAGCCGATCGATCCGGTAGAGTCGGATGCCTACTTTGCTCGTCGTCCGCGCGGGAGTCGGCTCGGGGCCGTCGCGAGCCGACAATCGGAGCCGCTCTCGGATCGTGAGACCCTGCTTCTCGAGGTCGATGCCGCGACCACGCGCTTCGAAGGCAGGCCGGTGCTTCGACCATCCCATTGGAGAGGCTTCCGCCTCGTTCCGGTCGCATTCGAATTCTGGCGAGGGGGAGGCTACCGCCTCCACGATCGCATCCGGTTCACGCGGTGCGATGCCGGCTGGACATCCGGACGCCTCTATCCCTGA
- a CDS encoding cyclic nucleotide-binding domain-containing protein, producing the protein MSNRVSTACLDSETCGGARRNYEADGEIFAEGDRAICFYKVVSGAVRTYKLLSDGPRQIDAVHLPDDIFGLEADEEHRFGAEVVTATRLIDHRRELRGLVGDDGVLAREVVAAVMRGLERAQDHMMLLERKSAKERIATFLFSLSQRMSNGSSAPSSRLTRQAMGAGGSVLLAYRPVGTCWSRSRSRLNRPRPLYAIRLIASDSPAPLQGEAEVMTKWHRRDQPEAVSVLDLTRSAAPNRYSLRRRVLQRPRRSTALIRRSRIIPRKSGPARTFGIEPVQHVDRARCHNLVGSRLGEPVLAVDRREAELRWARSHRRGELWRVPLYLRDRGVRMSSRHRTA; encoded by the coding sequence CTGTCGAACCGTGTTTCGACGGCCTGCCTCGATTCCGAGACCTGCGGTGGGGCACGTCGGAACTACGAGGCCGATGGGGAGATCTTCGCCGAGGGCGACCGGGCGATCTGTTTCTACAAGGTCGTTTCCGGCGCGGTCCGGACCTACAAGCTCCTTTCGGACGGGCCTCGTCAGATCGACGCCGTTCACCTGCCGGACGACATCTTCGGCTTGGAGGCGGACGAGGAGCACCGATTCGGCGCGGAGGTTGTCACCGCGACGCGACTGATCGATCACCGGCGCGAGCTCCGAGGCTTGGTCGGCGACGACGGTGTCCTGGCCCGCGAGGTCGTGGCGGCGGTGATGCGCGGTCTGGAGCGGGCGCAGGATCATATGATGCTGCTGGAGCGCAAATCGGCCAAGGAACGGATCGCCACCTTCCTGTTCAGCCTGTCGCAGCGGATGTCGAACGGCAGCTCTGCGCCATCTAGCCGGCTGACCCGCCAAGCCATGGGCGCGGGTGGATCGGTGCTCCTGGCATACCGCCCGGTCGGAACATGCTGGAGCCGTTCCCGATCGCGTTTGAATCGTCCGCGGCCCTTATACGCTATCCGGTTGATTGCTTCGGACTCTCCTGCGCCCTTGCAAGGCGAAGCCGAAGTGATGACGAAGTGGCATCGAAGGGATCAACCGGAAGCCGTATCAGTTCTTGATTTGACGCGCTCTGCTGCGCCGAACCGGTATTCACTTCGACGGAGAGTGCTCCAGCGGCCGCGCAGGAGCACGGCCTTGATCCGACGATCGCGAATCATCCCGCGCAAGAGTGGGCCGGCGAGAACGTTCGGGATCGAGCCGGTGCAGCACGTAGACCGAGCCCGCTGCCACAACCTCGTGGGTTCGCGCCTCGGCGAGCCGGTCCTCGCGGTCGATAGGCGCGAGGCCGAGCTCCGTTGGGCGAGATCTCACCGAAGAGGTGAGTTGTGGCGTGTCCCACTCTACCTCAGGGATAGAGGCGTCCGGATGTCCAGCCGGCATCGCACCGCGTGA
- the fixJ gene encoding response regulator FixJ, whose amino-acid sequence MPTDALVHVVDDDLAVRQALAFLLAADGLAVRVHESANAYLDAVTGPGGCIVTDVRMPEVDGIEFLRRLRQKGPMPPVIVMTGHADVPLAVEAMRAGAVHFIAKPFDDEVLLASVRSALAQAERSANLATQRDAARARLAALSERERQVLDRLVAGKANKVIGLDLGISPWTVEIYRADVMSKLQADSLPDLVRTALLAGQLEDGR is encoded by the coding sequence ATGCCCACTGACGCACTCGTGCATGTCGTGGACGACGACTTGGCAGTGCGTCAGGCGCTGGCCTTCCTCCTCGCCGCCGATGGGCTGGCGGTGCGTGTGCACGAGTCCGCGAATGCCTACCTCGACGCCGTGACAGGCCCTGGGGGATGCATCGTCACCGACGTTCGGATGCCCGAGGTCGATGGCATCGAGTTCCTGCGTCGCCTCCGGCAGAAGGGGCCGATGCCGCCCGTCATTGTCATGACGGGCCATGCGGACGTGCCCCTGGCGGTGGAGGCCATGCGGGCGGGCGCCGTCCATTTCATCGCGAAGCCGTTCGACGACGAGGTGCTGCTTGCCAGCGTCAGGTCGGCGTTGGCCCAGGCGGAGCGGAGCGCGAACCTCGCCACTCAGCGCGACGCAGCACGAGCGCGTCTGGCCGCGCTCTCCGAGCGCGAGCGCCAAGTGCTGGATCGGCTGGTTGCCGGCAAGGCGAACAAAGTGATCGGCCTCGATCTCGGTATCAGCCCGTGGACTGTCGAGATCTACCGGGCCGACGTCATGTCGAAGCTGCAGGCGGACAGCCTGCCCGACCTTGTCCGGACGGCTCTCCTTGCCGGGCAGCTCGAAGACGGACGCTGA
- a CDS encoding PAS domain S-box protein: MTKPDDSSRRQGADEDVHTEELRLTLDEAGICSWALHMPSGRVTISSTCIQLFGVPPNGLATFGAIQDCVHPDDRAARADAIRDAMERGGSYEVDYRAVHPDGSIRWLRSRGQVQDGPDGRSSRHRGVIFSIHEQRQADEELRAREAHLRSILETIPDAMVVIDEQARIKSFSAAAERQFGYAPDEVEGHNVSLLMPEPYRTQHDAYMARYLTTGERRIIGIGRVVVGRRKDGSTFPMELSVGEMRSGGERYFTGFIRDLTERRNTGTRLQELQSELVHMSRFTALGEMASTLAHEINQPLTAIASYLNGCRRILGRMEGAEVPLLADAVNRAAQQALRAGQVIRHLREFVARGESERHIEGLPKLIEEASALALVGAREKGVHVRFDLDPDAPLVLADRIQVQQVLLNLIRNAIEAMQGAPHRELVVATKALPVDGLVEVSVADTGSGIAPEVASQLFQPFVTTKANGMGVGLSICRTIVEAHGGKILAEPGPTCGTTFRFTLRTFDRKELAHAH; the protein is encoded by the coding sequence ATGACGAAGCCTGACGACTCGTCTCGCCGGCAGGGGGCCGACGAAGACGTCCACACCGAGGAGCTCAGGCTGACCCTCGACGAGGCGGGCATCTGCAGTTGGGCGCTGCATATGCCGTCCGGCCGCGTCACGATCTCATCGACCTGTATCCAGTTGTTCGGTGTTCCGCCGAACGGCTTGGCGACCTTCGGCGCCATTCAAGACTGCGTGCACCCGGACGACCGCGCGGCTAGGGCTGACGCGATCCGGGACGCGATGGAGCGTGGCGGAAGCTACGAGGTCGACTATCGTGCGGTGCACCCCGACGGAAGCATTCGGTGGCTGCGCTCGCGCGGACAGGTGCAGGACGGCCCGGACGGTCGATCGTCCCGTCACCGGGGCGTGATCTTCAGCATCCACGAGCAGCGGCAGGCCGACGAAGAGTTGCGGGCCCGCGAGGCGCATCTGCGCTCGATCCTGGAGACCATCCCCGACGCCATGGTCGTCATCGACGAGCAGGCCCGGATCAAGTCCTTCAGCGCAGCCGCCGAGCGCCAGTTCGGCTACGCGCCGGACGAGGTGGAGGGTCACAACGTCAGCCTGCTCATGCCGGAGCCCTACCGCACCCAGCACGACGCCTACATGGCCCGCTACCTCACGACGGGGGAGCGGCGCATCATCGGCATTGGTCGGGTCGTTGTCGGCCGGCGCAAGGATGGATCGACCTTCCCGATGGAGCTCTCGGTCGGCGAGATGCGCTCCGGCGGCGAGCGCTATTTCACCGGGTTCATTCGTGACCTGACCGAGCGGCGGAACACGGGGACGCGCCTGCAGGAACTTCAGTCCGAGCTGGTGCACATGTCCCGCTTCACCGCGCTCGGCGAGATGGCCTCGACGCTGGCTCACGAGATCAACCAGCCGCTTACCGCGATCGCGAGCTATCTCAATGGCTGCCGGCGCATCCTCGGCCGCATGGAGGGGGCGGAAGTGCCGTTGCTCGCCGACGCCGTGAACCGAGCCGCCCAGCAGGCGCTGCGGGCGGGACAGGTCATCCGGCACCTGCGCGAGTTTGTCGCCCGCGGTGAGAGCGAACGGCACATCGAGGGGCTGCCGAAGCTGATCGAGGAGGCGAGCGCTTTGGCCCTCGTCGGAGCCAGGGAGAAGGGCGTGCACGTACGCTTCGATCTCGATCCGGACGCCCCGCTGGTGCTGGCCGATCGCATCCAGGTGCAGCAGGTGCTGCTCAACCTCATCCGCAATGCCATCGAGGCCATGCAGGGGGCACCCCATCGCGAGCTCGTCGTCGCGACGAAAGCTCTGCCGGTTGACGGTCTCGTGGAGGTGAGCGTCGCCGATACGGGCAGCGGCATCGCGCCCGAGGTGGCCTCCCAGCTGTTTCAGCCCTTCGTGACGACGAAAGCCAACGGCATGGGTGTCGGCCTATCGATCTGCCGCACCATCGTCGAGGCGCATGGCGGCAAGATCCTGGCCGAGCCTGGCCCCACGTGCGGGACGACCTTCCGCTTCACTCTGCGCACGTTCGATCGAAAGGAGCTCGCGCATGCCCACTGA
- the hemN gene encoding oxygen-independent coproporphyrinogen III oxidase, translated as MREDLRALYAEARLPRYTSYPSSPHFGPAVGAGTYADWLRTLPAAANASLYLHVPFCRSMCWYCGCHTSITRHDAPIAEYLGMLRAEIDLVAGHLGTPPRVRHVHFGGGTPTIVAPDAFRDLVDLLRDTFPVDSDAEIAVEIDPRTLTPEMIRALGAVGVPRASLGVQSFDPVVQEAIRRRQGYDVTEAAVAGLRASGIRRINLDLIYGLPHQTEASCIDTVRQCLSLRPDRLAVFGYAHVPTFKKHQRRIDGATLPDGAARQAQFEAIAEVLAEAGYQRIGLDHFALPDDPIAVAGARGSLRRNFQGYTTDPSEVLIGLGASAIGRLPQGYVQNEPALRTYAERIARGDLATLKGYCLTPDDRLRAELIERIMCDFAVDVGVVCGAHGRDPDALLASLSRLPTLVADGLVRREGATLSIPDDARPFVRNVAAAFDAHLGNCAAVHSRAA; from the coding sequence GTGCGAGAGGATCTGAGGGCGCTCTACGCTGAAGCGCGTCTGCCCCGTTACACGAGCTATCCGTCCAGCCCGCATTTCGGTCCTGCTGTGGGCGCCGGGACCTACGCGGACTGGCTGCGCACGCTGCCTGCGGCGGCCAACGCCTCGCTCTACCTGCACGTGCCCTTCTGCCGCTCGATGTGCTGGTATTGCGGCTGTCACACCAGCATCACACGGCACGACGCGCCCATCGCGGAGTATCTCGGGATGCTGCGAGCCGAAATCGATCTCGTCGCCGGCCATCTCGGGACGCCGCCGCGAGTCCGCCACGTCCATTTCGGTGGTGGCACCCCGACGATCGTGGCGCCGGATGCCTTCCGCGACCTCGTCGACCTTCTGCGCGACACCTTCCCAGTGGATTCCGATGCCGAGATCGCCGTCGAGATCGATCCCCGCACCCTCACGCCTGAGATGATCCGTGCCCTTGGCGCGGTCGGCGTGCCGCGGGCGAGCCTCGGCGTCCAGAGCTTCGATCCGGTGGTCCAGGAGGCGATCCGGCGCCGCCAGGGCTACGACGTCACCGAAGCGGCGGTCGCCGGATTGAGGGCGTCGGGGATTCGCCGGATCAACCTCGACCTGATCTACGGCCTGCCTCATCAGACGGAGGCCTCGTGCATCGACACCGTGCGGCAATGCCTGAGCCTGCGACCCGACCGCCTCGCGGTGTTCGGATACGCCCACGTACCCACCTTCAAGAAGCACCAGCGCCGCATCGACGGGGCGACCCTGCCGGACGGTGCCGCTCGCCAAGCCCAGTTCGAGGCCATCGCCGAGGTGCTCGCGGAAGCCGGCTATCAGCGGATCGGCCTCGATCACTTCGCCTTGCCGGACGACCCCATCGCGGTTGCCGGCGCCCGGGGCTCCCTGCGTCGCAATTTCCAGGGCTACACGACGGACCCGAGCGAGGTACTGATCGGCCTCGGCGCCTCGGCCATCGGGCGGCTGCCCCAGGGCTACGTCCAGAACGAGCCGGCGCTGCGCACCTATGCCGAACGCATCGCTCGCGGCGACCTCGCCACACTGAAGGGCTATTGTCTGACCCCGGACGACCGCCTGCGCGCCGAGCTGATCGAGCGGATCATGTGCGATTTCGCCGTCGATGTCGGCGTGGTCTGCGGCGCTCATGGCCGGGATCCGGATGCGCTACTCGCTTCGCTGTCACGCCTGCCCACGCTCGTCGCCGATGGTCTGGTCCGTCGCGAGGGAGCCACCCTCAGCATTCCCGATGATGCCCGGCCGTTCGTCCGGAATGTCGCCGCTGCCTTCGACGCCCATCTCGGGAACTGCGCCGCGGTGCACAGCCGCGCCGCCTGA
- a CDS encoding metal-sulfur cluster assembly factor, with protein sequence MLDGLLDVLDPEVGISVVHLGLVYRAVRVPGRIEVDLTLTARTCPLAGMIVEDARECLARRFDDCPVILVSLVWSPAWTPDRITDQGHALLGHPIRGVS encoded by the coding sequence GTGCTCGACGGCCTGCTCGACGTGCTCGATCCGGAGGTCGGTATCAGCGTAGTCCATCTCGGCCTCGTCTACCGCGCGGTGCGCGTGCCCGGGCGAATCGAGGTCGATCTGACGCTCACGGCCCGGACCTGTCCGCTCGCCGGCATGATCGTGGAGGATGCACGCGAGTGCCTCGCGCGCCGCTTCGACGACTGCCCGGTCATCTTGGTCAGTCTCGTCTGGAGCCCGGCCTGGACCCCCGACCGCATCACCGACCAGGGTCATGCGCTGTTGGGACATCCGATCCGGGGCGTGTCCTGA
- a CDS encoding NnrS family protein, translated as MAPIPRLRDYEGPAILSYGFRPFFLFGSLYAGLAVLAWLPMFSGDLTLPTAFARRDWHVHEMLYGFAGAVVAGFLLTAVPNWTGRLPLQGGPLLLLLAAWSAGRLAVACSAILGWLPAAFLDLSFLVLLTVAIAREVVAGRNWRNLKALGALSILLVGNALFHVEAFRSGTAEYGIRVGIAATLTMVMLIGGRIVPSFTRNWLARVNPGRMPASFGTFDTISMALAVTSLAAWILTPGSVAVGAGLIVAGLVQAIRMARWAGYRTWRDPLVLILHVAYAFVPAGFVLVGASALGAVPASAGIHAWTGGAIGVMTLAVMSRASLGHTGRPLTAPPTVQAIYVLAIAAVLARVCAPLHPAWYGPLVLTAGALWAAAFLGFAAAYWRILTGPKAS; from the coding sequence ATGGCTCCGATACCGCGCCTGCGGGACTACGAGGGACCCGCAATTCTGTCCTACGGCTTCCGGCCGTTCTTCCTGTTCGGCTCACTCTACGCTGGCCTCGCGGTGCTGGCGTGGCTCCCGATGTTCTCAGGCGACCTCACGCTCCCGACGGCGTTCGCGCGGCGCGACTGGCACGTCCACGAGATGCTCTACGGCTTCGCCGGGGCGGTCGTGGCGGGCTTCCTGCTGACTGCGGTCCCGAACTGGACCGGGCGGCTGCCCTTGCAGGGAGGTCCCCTTCTCCTGCTCCTAGCGGCATGGTCCGCGGGCCGGCTCGCAGTCGCCTGTTCGGCGATCCTCGGCTGGTTGCCTGCGGCCTTCCTCGACCTTTCGTTCCTCGTCCTTCTCACCGTCGCCATCGCCCGGGAGGTCGTGGCCGGGCGAAACTGGCGCAACCTCAAGGCCCTCGGCGCCCTCTCGATCCTGCTGGTCGGCAACGCCCTATTCCACGTCGAGGCATTTCGGTCGGGTACGGCCGAGTACGGCATCCGGGTGGGCATCGCCGCGACACTGACGATGGTGATGCTGATCGGGGGCCGCATCGTCCCGAGCTTCACCCGCAACTGGCTGGCGCGCGTGAACCCGGGCCGCATGCCCGCCTCCTTCGGCACATTCGACACGATCTCCATGGCACTCGCCGTCACAAGCTTGGCCGCTTGGATCCTGACGCCGGGAAGCGTGGCGGTGGGCGCGGGCCTGATCGTCGCCGGGCTGGTCCAGGCAATTCGCATGGCACGCTGGGCCGGCTACCGGACTTGGCGCGATCCGCTCGTGCTCATCCTGCACGTCGCCTATGCGTTCGTCCCGGCCGGCTTCGTCCTCGTCGGGGCCTCCGCGCTCGGGGCCGTCCCGGCCAGCGCCGGCATCCACGCCTGGACGGGAGGGGCCATCGGCGTGATGACGCTGGCCGTCATGTCGCGCGCGAGCCTGGGGCACACCGGTCGGCCGCTGACCGCCCCACCGACCGTGCAGGCGATCTACGTCCTGGCGATCGCAGCGGTCCTGGCGCGGGTCTGCGCCCCGCTCCACCCGGCTTGGTACGGACCCTTGGTGCTAACGGCGGGCGCCCTGTGGGCGGCCGCGTTCCTCGGCTTCGCGGCTGCGTACTGGCGAATCCTGACAGGGCCGAAGGCCTCTTGA
- the ccmE gene encoding cytochrome c maturation protein CcmE, translated as MPRRKNRRLLLIACCAAVLALAVGLILSALNGSVVFFRSSSELALPGTAKGSRMRLGGLVKEGSIRRGPDQTVDFTVTDTNASTPVRYTGLLPDLFREGQGVVAEGVLQPDGSFRADTVLAKHDETYMPREVAAALKAQGHWEGGRAPAN; from the coding sequence GTGCCCCGACGTAAGAACCGCCGCCTCCTTCTCATCGCGTGTTGCGCCGCCGTGCTGGCGCTGGCGGTCGGGCTGATCCTTTCAGCGCTGAACGGCTCGGTGGTGTTCTTCCGCTCGTCCAGCGAGCTCGCTCTCCCAGGGACCGCCAAAGGCTCGCGAATGCGCCTCGGTGGCCTCGTAAAGGAAGGTTCGATCCGTCGCGGCCCCGACCAGACGGTCGACTTCACCGTGACCGACACCAACGCCTCGACTCCGGTGCGTTACACCGGTCTGTTGCCCGACCTGTTCCGCGAGGGCCAGGGCGTGGTGGCAGAGGGCGTGTTGCAGCCCGACGGGTCGTTCCGGGCCGACACCGTGCTGGCTAAGCACGACGAGACTTATATGCCGCGCGAGGTGGCAGCCGCCCTCAAGGCGCAAGGCCACTGGGAAGGCGGCCGAGCACCTGCGAACTGA
- a CDS encoding MFS transporter codes for MVAGATVLALLAAAVAMGAPSLLILPLGREFGWDVATNSSALSVRLAAFGVTSLLASTALNAWGVRRVACAGLALTGTGIFASLAMTQTWHLVLLWGVLVGAGSGLTSLVLGTAIAGRWFEARRGLVVGLFGAAASAGQMLLLPGLAAVADVLGWRTGIVIPCGLLTVAAVAMMARLPEHPEDVGLLPYGSRDPRPAITSPRTPLGTGRILADISGSALFWALLGAFAICGATTSGLVQSHLVPFCADLGIRPLQASGLLAGMGLLTVIGSLGAGWLSDRFDAGWLLFWFYGVRGLSLVCLPFTDLSFAGLSLFAAVYGLDWIATVPPTARLVLARFGPERAPLVFGFMLAAHQAGAAAAAYAAALARIDLGSYLPSFLAAGALCLLAAAAILPLAAGRDMPP; via the coding sequence ATGGTTGCGGGCGCGACCGTCCTCGCCCTGCTGGCCGCGGCGGTCGCGATGGGGGCGCCGAGCCTCCTCATCCTTCCGCTCGGCCGGGAATTTGGCTGGGACGTCGCGACCAACTCGTCGGCGCTCTCCGTGCGACTCGCCGCCTTCGGCGTGACGAGCCTTCTCGCCTCCACCGCGCTAAACGCCTGGGGCGTGCGCCGCGTGGCCTGCGCGGGCCTCGCGCTCACCGGGACCGGAATTTTCGCTTCGCTCGCCATGACGCAGACTTGGCACCTCGTCCTGCTTTGGGGCGTGCTGGTTGGTGCGGGGAGCGGGCTGACCTCCCTGGTCCTCGGCACGGCGATCGCCGGGCGCTGGTTCGAGGCCCGACGCGGTCTCGTCGTCGGGCTGTTCGGGGCCGCAGCGAGCGCCGGCCAGATGCTACTGTTGCCGGGACTCGCGGCCGTCGCGGACGTTCTCGGCTGGCGCACCGGCATCGTGATACCGTGCGGCCTGCTCACAGTCGCGGCCGTCGCCATGATGGCGCGCCTGCCCGAACATCCCGAGGATGTTGGCCTGCTACCTTACGGATCGCGCGATCCGCGACCGGCAATCACCTCGCCCCGGACCCCGCTGGGCACCGGGAGGATCCTGGCCGACATCTCGGGTTCTGCCCTGTTCTGGGCCCTGCTCGGCGCCTTCGCCATCTGCGGCGCCACCACCAGTGGCCTCGTGCAGAGCCACCTCGTGCCCTTCTGCGCCGACCTCGGCATCCGTCCGCTCCAAGCGTCGGGCCTTCTCGCCGGGATGGGCTTGCTGACCGTCATCGGCTCCTTGGGAGCGGGCTGGTTGTCGGACCGGTTCGACGCGGGCTGGCTGCTCTTCTGGTTCTACGGCGTGCGCGGCCTCTCGCTCGTGTGCCTGCCGTTCACGGATCTCTCCTTCGCGGGCCTGTCCCTGTTCGCGGCGGTCTACGGGCTCGACTGGATCGCCACGGTGCCACCAACCGCACGGCTGGTGCTCGCCCGTTTCGGGCCCGAGCGCGCGCCCCTGGTCTTCGGCTTCATGCTCGCCGCGCATCAGGCCGGAGCCGCCGCGGCCGCCTACGCCGCGGCCCTGGCCAGGATCGACCTGGGGAGCTACCTGCCGTCCTTCCTCGCCGCGGGCGCCCTCTGCCTCCTCGCGGCCGCGGCCATCCTTCCACTCGCCGCCGGGCGGGACATGCCGCCGTGA
- the ccoS gene encoding cbb3-type cytochrome oxidase assembly protein CcoS — protein MNVLLLVIPIALALGALGLFAFLWALRSGQYDDIEGAEYRVLHDD, from the coding sequence ATGAACGTGTTGCTCCTCGTCATCCCCATCGCGCTGGCTCTCGGCGCACTCGGCCTGTTCGCTTTCCTGTGGGCGCTCAGAAGCGGCCAGTACGACGACATCGAGGGCGCCGAGTACCGCGTTCTCCACGATGACTGA